In the Malaya genurostris strain Urasoe2022 chromosome 1, Malgen_1.1, whole genome shotgun sequence genome, one interval contains:
- the LOC131425428 gene encoding synaptobrevin homolog YKT6, which translates to MVKLYAISVFYKAPNDARVLKSAYDLQSFSFFQRGSVQEFISFASKTLVERTQAATRQSVKQDVYMCHVYVRADNLGAVIISDHEYPHRVAHTLLTKILDDFSAKVSSDQWPSGSESSIDFSTLPSLLSKYQDPREADALTRMQEDLDETKIILRNTIEAVLERGEKLDDLVYKSESLSIQSKAFYKTAKKTNSCCNFG; encoded by the exons ATGGTTAAATTGTATGCCATAAGCGTATTCTATAAAGCACCAAACGATGCTCGAGTGCTGAAATCGGCGTACGACCTTCAAAGTTTCTCCTTTTTCCAACGAGGATCAGTTCAGGAATTTATTAG TTTTGCAAGTAAAACCCTCGTCGAGCGCACACAAGCAGCGACACGCCAGTCCGTGAAGCAGGATGTCTACATGTGTCACGTGTATGTTCGAGCGGATAATCTCGGAGCAGTAATTATCTCGGATCATGAGTATCCACACCGTGTAGCGCACACACTGTTGACAAAGATATTAGACGATTTCAGCGCTAAAGTGAGTTCAGATCAGTGGCCTTCCGGTAGTGAATCTTCGATCGATTTCAGCACTCTGCCGAGTTTACTTAGTAAGTATCAGGATCCTCGCGAAGCCGACGCACTGACGAGAATGCAGGAAGATTTAGATGAAACTAAAATTATTCTTCGCAACACAATTGAAGCTGTGCTAGAACGGGGAGAGAAGCTGGACGATTTAGTATACAAATCAGAATCACTTTCAATTCAAAGCAAAGCATTTTACAAAACGGCAAAGAAAACCAATTCGTGTTGTAATTTTGGCTAG